The nucleotide window GTCACCCTCGCCAACAGCATCCCTGGCTCCAAACTGCTCGTCTTCACCCTGCGTGGTGTCATGGCTCACCTACTCGCTCACCAGCGCCCGGAAAACGCCCCCATCTTTGCCTTCACACCGCATCTCCACGTCAGCCGCACCCTCGTTAGTGCCCGTGCCGTCCACCCCTTCGTCATGTCCTTCACGGAAGGCCAGCCCGAGACCACCATCCACGGTGCCCTCGACATCCTGCGCCGCGAAAAACTCATCCAGCCCGGTGATCCCCTCGTCATCCTCAGCGATGCCCTCTACGACGGCCTCAACGTCGATGCCATCCTCCTCCGTGAAGCCTAAAACATTCTCCGCATCGCCAGATAAAGCTCCATCTTCGGATCAGTGAACACTGGGTATTTTCCAGCAAGGAATATCATAGCTGCTCATTGAATGCTGTTGATGGAGCGTTAGCCTCGCCAGGATGAAACTGGACGCCAGAGCCACCAAGAAGACCCAGAAGCAAGAGGGGGCGCATTACACGCCCGCTGGGCTGGCTGCGTTTGTGGCGCGGCATCTATCGGCGGTTTGCACAGCAATAAATCCGCTCGTCCTTGACCCTGCTGTCGGAGATGGCGAGCTTCTACTGGCTTTCGGACGAACATTCGGAAATGCCTGCACGCTCAACGGCTTCGATCTGGATGAAGTGGCCGTCGCAAATGCCGATAAACGATTGCGCGAAGACCTGCCTCAAATAACCGGCAAAGTACAGCAACAAGATTTCCTCGATTTCGCACTGGAGCACCGGACTGACTCGCTCTTTGCAGTCCCCGCCTGCTATGATGTGGTGATCGCGAATCCTCCGTATGTCCGGACGCAGGTGATGGGCGCGGAGCGTTCGCAGCGCCTCGCTCGGCAGTTTGACCTCAGTGGACGGGTGGATCTGAGTTTCGCCTTTATCGAAGGTATCGCTGATGTGCTGCGCGAGGGCGGCGTGGCCGGGATCATCGTCTCCAATCGCTTCATGACGACCAAGGCTGGTGCGCAGGTGCGTGAGCGCATCCTTTCGCGTTTCGAGGTGCTTCACGTCTGGGACTTTGGCGACACCAAGCTATTTGAAGCCGCCGTTTTACCCGCAGTGCTGCTCCTGCGGAAACGCAGCGGCATTGCCTCCTCGAACCCGCGCTTCACCACGATCTACTCGACTCGCGAAGAACCCATCCATCAGGCAGAAACAGTGTTTGAGGCACTCTCAAATGGCAGCGGCTCGGTGAGCGTGTCAGGCACCACGTTTCTCGTCCAGCACGGTTTGTTGCATCACGGCACTGCTGCCAATGGCACCTGGCGCATCGCCACGGAGCGCGGTGATGCCTGGCTGGACACGGTGATGGCGAACACGCACTGCACTTTCGGTGAAATCGGGAAAATTCGCGTCGGCGTGAAGTCCACTGCGGATAAGGTTTTCGTTCGACAGGACTGGCAGGCATTGCCCGAAGACATGCGACCCGGAGGTTTTGAGGCCGCTGATCACGCACCATGTGGCGCGGCGGTTCAAAGCGCTGCCCGCTGACCGGCAGATTCTTTACACGCATGAGGACCGATCTGGCAAAAAGGCCGCGATCGATCTCGACCAGCATCCGCGCACGAAGCGCTATCTGGAAAGCCACCGCGCCACTTTGGAGGCACGGACTTATGTGATGGAGTCAGGCCGCCAGTGGTTCGAAATCTGGGTTCCGCAGCTTCCCGCGTTGTGGGCCGTGCCAAAGCTCGTTTTCCCCGACATCTCGGAGCGTCCCACCTTCTGGATGAGCCTCGATGGAGAAATCATCAATGGCGATTGCTACTGGCTAGCAGCGGAAGATCGTACCGAGAGCGATCTGCTCTGGCTGGCACTCGCGGTGGCCAACTCACGCTTCATCGAGAACTTTTACGACCACGCTTTCAACAACAAGCTCTATGCCGGTCGCCGCCGCTTCATGACGCAGTATGTGGAGAAGTTTCCGCTGCCATCACCCGAGCTACCAACATCGAAAAAGATCATCGCACTCGCCCGGCGGATTTATGAGCTGACACCCGGAAACGAAGCGGATGCACTCGCCGCTCAGATCGACTCTCTAGTCGAGTCAGCCTTTGGCCTTGCCGAAAAAGCCACGCGGTAAGGGAATCTGAATCTTCTTGTTCAAGACCTTCCCCTCAAAGCGCGGAAACCGGCTGAAAAAAGCCTCGCCAGTAGTGAGAACGAGGCTGTTGATCAGCACCTGATTGTCTTTCATCGAAGCGCCAAAGATGGCATATCGCACATCGCAATGCCGCACCGTGCCTTCGGGTAGAGCATTCAGATCCAGCGGCTCTGTGCTGGATGGCTCGACCAGTCCGAGATCAATTGTCGGCGAAGCTTGCAACTTCACCTCGAGCAATTGGTTCCGCACATCGGGAAACTGGCCATCGTCTGCGTAGCTCGCAAAACCAAGAGCCTTGCATACCAGCCGATGGAGTTCCGCGCCACGATTCCGCTCCTGGTCGTGCCCAGCATTGGCAAAAGAGCTGCCAACAAGCGAAGTCAGCCGCTCAAACAGCGACCGAATCGGTAGCACGGCTCCGCGTTCAGGATCGTCGGTAGGCTCGCGATTTGAAAAAGTGCCCAGCAGTGGCTTCAGATGCTCAGAATCGGTGCTCGAAACAAGCTCCGCCGCCTGCGTGCCTGGAATAAACCGGGCCTGATACTTCTGCGTGAGCGTCCCAGTGGTATCGAGTTTTGCCAGCATGGCTCCCGTGACGACCTTTACCCGACTGACGAGTCCGTTTTCATCCACTGCGATGAGCACATAACGGCGTCGCGGCTTTAGCTCCTCATTCCAGATTTGGAGGTTATCCGATGCCTGCACATAGGTGTCGAAGTTTTGCCCAGGAAAGCGAGCGTGAGGCTTGCATCTGCGGAACGACTTCGGCACCGGATAGCCCAGCACCCTGCAAACCTCGGTCTTCACCACCTTCGAGCGAGTTCGCAGAGGCAAACCCGCCGTATTGAAGCCGCGCAGCCCTGCGTCGAGCAGCTTTTCGAGCTCCTGGGTCGCCAGATAGAGCGTCGAGTCTTTGGGGAGCAGATCAAAAATGCTTAATCCACTCTCACGGATGGCCTGCGCATGATTCACCGTGTTCATGCCACTCCATCCTTGGTGAGCAGGTTCGGCACATCTGTCTTCATCGCCTTTGCGAACAGTTCTAGCGTGGCCAGAGTCACATTCCGCTCACAACGCTCCACTTGGCCAACATAGGTGCGATGCACGCCACACTCGATAGCAAAGTTGTCCTGGGAGATGCCAACACGGGAGCGGTAGCGGTGAACGTTGTCTGCGAGAATTTGGCGAAGATTAAGTTTTGCCATACCTCACAGGATGTCCTGGTGATGACCATGAGGCGACCGACTCTGAGTAGCATTATCTGCTCCGCGTCAGCTCGATGGGCGATTTGAAGGCAACAAGGATGAAGATGGCAGAAGAGCTCCATTTGGGGCGTAGATATAGGCTTCCATTGCCTCTGGAAGCATTCCCATGCTACTCGACGCCCGCATCATCCTTTCCCTGCTCATCGCTCTTACCTGGGCCGCTCCTAGTGGTGCTGCGGAGGAGCCTTTCACGTCCTTCATCGCACAGGCCAGCGCGGAGCACCCGCGCAATTCGGAGGGCGACATCATCGTGCTGCGGGATGGCACTCTCTTCGCCGCGTGGTCGCAGTTTTATGGCGGAGCAGAGGACCATGCTGCCGCACGCATCGTCGCGGTGAAGTCCACGGATGGCGGACGCACCTGGGGTAGTCCCACGACGATCCAGGAGAACCATGGAGGAGCCAATGTGATGTCTGTGAGTCTCCTCCGCTCCGCCAGCGGGGATGTTCTGTTCTTCTACCTGATCAAAAACTCGCTCAGCGACCTCAAAGCCTATGTGCGCAGATCGAAAGATGACACGCAGAGCTGGAGCGAGCCGACGCTCATCACTCCAGAGCCCGGTTATCATGTGATGAATAATGCACGCATCATCCAGCTTCGATCAGGCCGTCTTCTGGCTCCTATCTCGACCTGCGGCACGGTGTTTGCCAAAGGTGATCCCTTCCGCACGGTCGTGTATCGCTCGGATGATGATGGCAGGACGTGGCAACGCGGCAGGACGCTGGTCTCTGCCCCGAAGCGTGGTGCGATGGAGCCTGGACTCATCGAAATGAAAGATGGCCGCGTGATGCAGATCATCCGCACACAGACAGGCTACATTTGGCACAGCTACTCCAGCGATGGTGGAGATACCTGGACGGAGGCACAGCCATGGATCGTCGAAGCGCCTGAGTCACCCACCACCATCACGCGTATTCCTGGCACAGGCGATTGGCTCCTGGTGCTCAATCCCACGGTGGAGTGGAAAAACCCAGAGAAAACCGTACTCGGCACCAATCACGGCGGCGCACGCACTCCACTCTCGGCAATGATCTCACACGATGAAGGCAAGACATGGAGCCGCCCCAAGAACATCGAGTCTGATCCTTCGCTGACTTTTGCCTACACCAGCATCACACCACATCAGGATCGCATGCTACTGAGCTATTACGTCTTTCCGCTGAAGGGGAAGCAACTCTCACTGAAATTCCAAAGCATCCCGCTGGATTGGCTGATGAAATGACCGAAAAACCGCAAATCGGCCTCGGCTGTGTCACCTTTGGGCGTGAGATTGATGAGGCAGCCTCCTTTGCCCTGCTAGACCATGCTTTGGAGTGTGGGGTGCGGCAATTTGATACGGCTGCGGCTTATGGCGGTGGTGCTTCAGAGGCGATCCTGGGCAGATGGCTGGCCTCGCGGCGACCAGTGGGCATCACCATCGCCACGAAGATTCTGCCGCCTTATGACCGCATCGACATCACTCCGAGCCTGAAGCGTCTCGGCGTGGAGCAGATCGACCTGCTCTACCTCCATCAGTGGCATGAAACTGCGCTACAGCTCGATGCCGCAGCCGATGCGCTGCCCGTGAGCCGCTGGGGCGTGAGTAACTTCACACTGGAGCAGCTCCAGGCCATCGGGCCACGCTTCCGCGTGATCCAGAATAATCACAACCTCGCCGTGAGCGATGTCGCAGAGGATTTAAAAGCCTACTGCGAGCGAGCAGGCATCTCCATCGTCACCTACAGCCCGCTGGGGGCAGGTTTCCTCACGGGGAAGCATCAAAACGGCGTCGCGGCTGGTTCACGCTTTCAGATCATCCCAGGGCATCAAAACGTGTACTTCCATGAGCTAGCCTTTCAGCGCTTGGCTAGGCTCCGAGCGCTCGCAGAGCGCACAGGGCACTCGCAGGCACATCTGGCCCTAGCTTGGGCACTGCATCAGCCGGGGATCGAGACCGTGCTCATCGGTGGTCGCAGTCCAGCGCATCTCGATCAAGCCATCTCGGCACGCGGATTCGATGATGTGGGCATTTTGGACGCATTGTCCTGCATCACGAAAAACCCCGCTCCAGCGTGAACCAGAGCGGGGCGGAAAAAATGGCTAAGAAGCTCAGTTTTTCAGCTTCTTGATCAGATACTCCACGGAGGTGGCAGCGACACCTTCTACACCTGGGTAGTAGATCTCACATGCCACGCCATTGGCTTTGCAGTGCTCCTGGAGCTTCACACCGAAGTTCGCGGTGTGGGTGGGATCTTTTTCCTCTTTGCCCAGGTTGGGCTTGCCATTGAAGCTCATATAAATCGCGGGATCATCACTGGTGACGAGTGCGTAGGGCGAGTACTCTGCGATCCACGGAAGGATTTTCTCCCGTGCTGCGAGGAAGGCATCAAAGGTGGGGCGTTCCTTGCCGACGAGGAAGGCGTGGCCGCCGTATTTGCTGTTTGGCGTCCATTCCTTCATCTGCTGGGGATCGAGCGTGGTCTGCGGTCCCATCACAGCGGCGCAGTAGAGGCGGGTGGACTCACGGGCGATGGGATCGCTGCTCTTCGGATCAGCCATGTCTGGGTGAAAGGCCAGCCACAGACTGCTGCAAGCCCCCGCGCTGCCTCCGCTGGCACCGATGCGGACTTTGTCGATATTCCACTCACCGGCTTTGCTTCGCACGGTCTGTAGCGCCAGTGCAGCATCATGCAGCGGGGCTTTGACCGGCGGCACCACCTCCTGCGCTTGCGAGATGTAGCGGTAATTGATCGAGACGACGGAGATGCCCTCCTTCAAAAATGGCTCCACCGCGATGCCTGCCTTGTCCCCGCCCATCCAGCCACCGCCGTGGATGAAGAAGAGCACCGGAGTGGGCTTGTCCGACTTCGCCTGCCAGAAGTCCAGCACGTTGCGCTCATGCGGGCCATATTTGAAATCAGCCACTGTCTTCGGCGGATTCTTCGGATAGACTTTTTTCTTGGCAGCGACGGGTTGCTTCGGTGCAGCGGCCTTTTTGGCCGGTGCTTGTGCCTGGAGAGACACGCTGGAGAGCAGCAGGAGGAGTGAGAGAATGAGTTTCATGGTGGAAAATGGTCAACGGACAGGGCACCTCCGATCTGTCGACCAGCGTGACTCACAGGATCATAAATCCAGCTCGAGCTGCGCCACAGGAGCAAAGCTACGCCGATGCTGCGGACATGGGCCGTGCTTCCTCAAAGCAGCGAGATGAGCCGGAGTGGGGTAGCCCTTATGCACATCAAATCCATAGTGCGGGAACTGCTGCGCCAGGCGCTGCATCAGCCGATCACGCGTCACTTTGGCGATGATGCTGGCTGCCGCGATGGAGAAGCTGATGCTGTCCCCCTTCACCAAGGCCACCTGCGGCAGCGGAAAGGCCTTCACAGGCCGTCCATCGATCAAAACCGCATCAGGCCGTGGATCGAGCGCTAGAGCGGCACGTCGCATGCCTTCCCAGGTGGCCTGGAGGATATTGATGCGGTCGATCTCCTCTGGCTCGATGGCCACACAGTGCCAGCGGATGCGTGGATCAGCGGTGAGTTCTTCATAAATGGCCTCGCGCTTTTTCTCGCTCAGTTGCTTGGAGTCATTGAGCACCGCATGGGTGAAATCCGCTGGCAGAATAACCGCCGCCACCGTGACAGGCCCCGCCAGAGGCCCCCGCCCAGCCTCGTCGATGCCCGCTACGAGAGCGTGACCGGAGGCGCGGAGTTTCATTTCGTGTTCGAGACTGGGCATGTGCAGTGACATCCAAGCGAAAAGCCCCGCACAGGCCAGAACAGAGTGTGCGAAAACTTTCTCCCTGGTGTATCGTTGTAGCCGCCCTCCAATGAAACCCACGCTCACCG belongs to Verrucomicrobiaceae bacterium and includes:
- a CDS encoding N-6 DNA methylase — protein: MKLDARATKKTQKQEGAHYTPAGLAAFVARHLSAVCTAINPLVLDPAVGDGELLLAFGRTFGNACTLNGFDLDEVAVANADKRLREDLPQITGKVQQQDFLDFALEHRTDSLFAVPACYDVVIANPPYVRTQVMGAERSQRLARQFDLSGRVDLSFAFIEGIADVLREGGVAGIIVSNRFMTTKAGAQVRERILSRFEVLHVWDFGDTKLFEAAVLPAVLLLRKRSGIASSNPRFTTIYSTREEPIHQAETVFEALSNGSGSVSVSGTTFLVQHGLLHHGTAANGTWRIATERGDAWLDTVMANTHCTFGEIGKIRVGVKSTADKVFVRQDWQALPEDMRPGGFEAADHAPCGAAVQSAAR
- a CDS encoding restriction endonuclease, which encodes MNTVNHAQAIRESGLSIFDLLPKDSTLYLATQELEKLLDAGLRGFNTAGLPLRTRSKVVKTEVCRVLGYPVPKSFRRCKPHARFPGQNFDTYVQASDNLQIWNEELKPRRRYVLIAVDENGLVSRVKVVTGAMLAKLDTTGTLTQKYQARFIPGTQAAELVSSTDSEHLKPLLGTFSNREPTDDPERGAVLPIRSLFERLTSLVGSSFANAGHDQERNRGAELHRLVCKALGFASYADDGQFPDVRNQLLEVKLQASPTIDLGLVEPSSTEPLDLNALPEGTVRHCDVRYAIFGASMKDNQVLINSLVLTTGEAFFSRFPRFEGKVLNKKIQIPLPRGFFGKAKG
- a CDS encoding helix-turn-helix transcriptional regulator produces the protein MAKLNLRQILADNVHRYRSRVGISQDNFAIECGVHRTYVGQVERCERNVTLATLELFAKAMKTDVPNLLTKDGVA
- a CDS encoding exo-alpha-sialidase; its protein translation is MLLDARIILSLLIALTWAAPSGAAEEPFTSFIAQASAEHPRNSEGDIIVLRDGTLFAAWSQFYGGAEDHAAARIVAVKSTDGGRTWGSPTTIQENHGGANVMSVSLLRSASGDVLFFYLIKNSLSDLKAYVRRSKDDTQSWSEPTLITPEPGYHVMNNARIIQLRSGRLLAPISTCGTVFAKGDPFRTVVYRSDDDGRTWQRGRTLVSAPKRGAMEPGLIEMKDGRVMQIIRTQTGYIWHSYSSDGGDTWTEAQPWIVEAPESPTTITRIPGTGDWLLVLNPTVEWKNPEKTVLGTNHGGARTPLSAMISHDEGKTWSRPKNIESDPSLTFAYTSITPHQDRMLLSYYVFPLKGKQLSLKFQSIPLDWLMK
- a CDS encoding aldo/keto reductase, translated to MTEKPQIGLGCVTFGREIDEAASFALLDHALECGVRQFDTAAAYGGGASEAILGRWLASRRPVGITIATKILPPYDRIDITPSLKRLGVEQIDLLYLHQWHETALQLDAAADALPVSRWGVSNFTLEQLQAIGPRFRVIQNNHNLAVSDVAEDLKAYCERAGISIVTYSPLGAGFLTGKHQNGVAAGSRFQIIPGHQNVYFHELAFQRLARLRALAERTGHSQAHLALAWALHQPGIETVLIGGRSPAHLDQAISARGFDDVGILDALSCITKNPAPA
- a CDS encoding alpha/beta hydrolase gives rise to the protein MKLILSLLLLLSSVSLQAQAPAKKAAAPKQPVAAKKKVYPKNPPKTVADFKYGPHERNVLDFWQAKSDKPTPVLFFIHGGGWMGGDKAGIAVEPFLKEGISVVSINYRYISQAQEVVPPVKAPLHDAALALQTVRSKAGEWNIDKVRIGASGGSAGACSSLWLAFHPDMADPKSSDPIARESTRLYCAAVMGPQTTLDPQQMKEWTPNSKYGGHAFLVGKERPTFDAFLAAREKILPWIAEYSPYALVTSDDPAIYMSFNGKPNLGKEEKDPTHTANFGVKLQEHCKANGVACEIYYPGVEGVAATSVEYLIKKLKN
- a CDS encoding ribonuclease HII; its protein translation is MPSLEHEMKLRASGHALVAGIDEAGRGPLAGPVTVAAVILPADFTHAVLNDSKQLSEKKREAIYEELTADPRIRWHCVAIEPEEIDRINILQATWEGMRRAALALDPRPDAVLIDGRPVKAFPLPQVALVKGDSISFSIAAASIIAKVTRDRLMQRLAQQFPHYGFDVHKGYPTPAHLAALRKHGPCPQHRRSFAPVAQLELDL